One stretch of Rosistilla oblonga DNA includes these proteins:
- a CDS encoding cytochrome c family protein, with the protein MLFASLCHKRVVFVGVIVLSVVAGAVFGTTRGDQTGHVPPAITPMDPNLVLGYSTCAKCHPNEIEVWKGTPHYATFEELHRRPEAKQIAQKLGVSSIKYDGRCISCHYTQKTENGEVSAISGISCESCHGPAKNWIDLHYNYGGAGITRESESKEHREKRIADSIAAGMRNPHNIYTMAQSCMKCHTVPDEELVNVGGHSSGSLDFEMVSWSEGMVRHRFLAGGGTHNAKHTAEELNLLFVSGMIADLEFSLRATSNATSKSTYGYTVAKRASAVAKRLASVYKKTQIPLLREIIETYMAVPLSINNADALNDAADKIAKLGYQFAEEHTGAELTAIQPYVPGEERWLQQQ; encoded by the coding sequence GTGTTGTTTGCCAGTCTTTGCCACAAGCGTGTTGTGTTTGTTGGGGTGATCGTGTTGTCCGTTGTTGCCGGAGCTGTCTTTGGCACAACGCGTGGTGATCAGACCGGACATGTTCCACCAGCGATCACGCCGATGGATCCGAACCTGGTGCTCGGTTACTCCACGTGCGCGAAGTGCCATCCCAACGAGATCGAAGTTTGGAAGGGAACGCCTCACTACGCAACGTTCGAAGAACTGCATCGTCGTCCCGAAGCCAAACAGATCGCGCAGAAGCTGGGCGTTTCGTCGATCAAATACGACGGTCGTTGCATCTCATGTCACTACACGCAGAAAACGGAGAACGGCGAAGTCTCAGCGATCTCCGGGATCTCTTGCGAATCGTGCCACGGTCCGGCAAAGAACTGGATCGACCTGCATTACAACTATGGCGGTGCGGGGATCACTCGTGAAAGTGAATCCAAAGAGCACCGCGAGAAACGGATCGCCGACAGTATTGCCGCCGGGATGCGGAATCCACACAACATCTACACGATGGCGCAGAGCTGTATGAAGTGCCACACCGTTCCCGATGAGGAACTGGTCAACGTCGGCGGACACAGCAGCGGCAGCCTCGATTTCGAAATGGTTTCGTGGTCCGAGGGGATGGTCCGACATCGCTTCTTGGCCGGCGGCGGAACGCACAACGCCAAGCACACGGCCGAGGAATTGAACCTGTTGTTTGTTAGCGGGATGATCGCCGATCTCGAATTCAGTCTGCGAGCGACCAGCAATGCGACCTCCAAGAGCACCTACGGTTACACCGTTGCAAAGCGAGCCTCCGCAGTCGCCAAACGCCTCGCCTCGGTCTACAAAAAGACACAGATTCCTCTGTTGCGAGAGATCATCGAAACCTACATGGCGGTGCCACTGAGTATCAACAATGCCGACGCGCTGAACGATGCGGCTGACAAGATCGCGAAGCTTGGTTATCAGTTTGCCGAAGAACATACCGGCGCCGAACTAACAGCGATCCAGCCCTACGTACCGGGCGAAGAACGTTGGCTGCAGCAGCAATAG
- a CDS encoding type II toxin-antitoxin system VapC family toxin gives MLLLDSDHLSVLWYSDGAEFERLYSRLATHTAADVFVSIVTIDEQLRGWLAFVKKASRIDGVVKGYAMFQQVLERFVETQVVGFDDAAADVFTDLRSQKIRIGTMDLRIASIAIANDLTLLTRNTVDFVRVPSLRFEDWTAA, from the coding sequence ATGTTGCTACTCGATTCGGATCATCTCTCGGTGCTCTGGTACAGCGACGGTGCCGAGTTTGAGAGATTATATAGCCGCCTGGCAACACACACTGCAGCCGACGTGTTCGTGTCGATCGTCACCATCGACGAACAACTTCGTGGCTGGTTGGCATTCGTGAAAAAGGCCTCCAGAATTGATGGCGTCGTAAAAGGTTACGCGATGTTCCAACAAGTGCTCGAACGTTTTGTTGAAACTCAAGTCGTTGGATTCGATGATGCGGCAGCCGATGTCTTCACCGACCTGAGGTCCCAAAAGATTCGCATTGGAACGATGGACCTGCGGATCGCATCGATCGCGATCGCCAACGATCTGACCCTGCTGACTCGCAACACCGTCGATTTTGTTCGGGTTCCGAGCCTGCGATTCGAAGATTGGACGGCTGCCTGA